A region of Subtercola boreus DNA encodes the following proteins:
- a CDS encoding GNAT family N-acetyltransferase, whose translation MPSPADAGAWHRLFDDAEVMRFIGDGRVRSPEWYQEFAARQRLLAADTGLCLFALVRVDDRGDGEARADTPASGAGHAAAAGLGTVAGFVGIQPWTQPWGPTGRPEIGWRLGVEHQGLGLATAAARECLARAAATGIQNPVAMIDVRNIASIAVARKLGMQSLDEIDAPTGARVAVYGFGGPDRTVSG comes from the coding sequence ATCCCGTCTCCCGCCGACGCCGGGGCCTGGCACCGACTGTTCGACGACGCCGAGGTGATGCGCTTCATCGGTGACGGCCGCGTGCGGTCACCCGAGTGGTACCAGGAGTTCGCCGCACGGCAGCGCCTGCTCGCGGCCGACACGGGTCTCTGCCTCTTCGCGCTGGTGCGGGTGGATGACCGTGGGGACGGTGAGGCGAGGGCTGACACTCCGGCATCCGGTGCCGGTCACGCGGCGGCCGCGGGCCTCGGCACGGTCGCCGGCTTCGTCGGCATCCAACCGTGGACGCAGCCGTGGGGCCCCACGGGCCGCCCCGAGATCGGTTGGCGGCTCGGCGTGGAACACCAGGGCCTCGGCCTTGCGACAGCAGCAGCGCGGGAGTGTCTCGCGCGGGCGGCTGCCACGGGCATCCAGAACCCGGTTGCGATGATCGACGTGCGGAACATCGCTTCGATCGCGGTCGCGCGGAAGCTCGGCATGCAGTCCTTGGACGAGATCGATGCCCCGACCGGCGCGCGCGTCGCTGTCTACGGCTTCGGCGGACCGGATCGAACGGTGTCGGGCTGA
- a CDS encoding MarR family winged helix-turn-helix transcriptional regulator — translation MPATISAEVDPGVAADDLAAHLRPALLRVSRRLRAEKADNELSDSQSAILGYLLQRGPSTPGALAAFERVTPPSMNRTINAVVSAGYVVRTPSADDGRKVLVSLTDSGAALVAETRRRRNAWLNLRLAELSADDRATLQRAATVLRELADS, via the coding sequence ATGCCAGCAACCATCTCAGCAGAAGTCGATCCCGGCGTCGCAGCCGACGATCTCGCGGCGCACCTGCGCCCCGCGCTCCTCCGCGTCTCGCGCCGGCTGCGCGCGGAGAAGGCCGACAACGAGCTGAGCGACTCGCAGTCCGCGATCCTCGGGTACCTGCTGCAACGGGGCCCCAGCACACCCGGCGCCCTCGCTGCGTTCGAGCGAGTCACGCCGCCCTCGATGAATCGCACCATCAATGCCGTCGTCAGTGCGGGCTACGTCGTGCGTACTCCGTCGGCTGACGACGGGCGGAAGGTGCTCGTCTCGCTCACCGATTCCGGCGCCGCACTTGTGGCCGAGACCCGCCGCCGGCGGAATGCCTGGCTGAACCTGCGGCTGGCCGAGCTGTCAGCGGATGACCGTGCCACGCTCCAGCGGGCGGCGACGGTGCTCCGGGAACTCGCCGACAGTTGA
- a CDS encoding MFS transporter encodes MFRSLSDYNYRVWFGGAIVSNVGTWMQRTAQDWIVLTQLTRNDAVAVGVVMALQLGPQLLLVPWTGLVADRVDRRKLLMVTQGVMGILGLALGLIVLSGRAQLWQVYIFALLLGITSAFDAPARQSFVSNLVSDSNLSNAVALNSASFNAARMIGPALAGVLIAVVGSGWVFLINAISFGAVLFSLTRMRQENLRVPKRSKGGPGQLLDGFRYVSKRPDIVIVLVVIAIIGTFGLNFQIFTSTMTTGTFHLDSTAFGLLSSVLAVGSVAGALLSARRERPRLRLVFASSALFGLSCLLAAFSPTYLTFALCLVLLGFAAQTLMTTANGAVQMTTAPEFRGRVMALYMAIFMGGTPIGAPIVGLVANTLGPRWAIGVAAVAGFAAALIGLLWMIRHQHLRLNVQVHGSPHFIVTHDGDTRSLDVLETPRPASAEREKLVDDVLEDEVTEKR; translated from the coding sequence ATGTTCCGGTCGCTCAGCGACTACAACTACCGGGTCTGGTTCGGCGGGGCGATCGTCTCGAATGTCGGCACGTGGATGCAGCGCACCGCCCAGGACTGGATCGTGCTCACCCAGCTGACCCGCAACGACGCCGTCGCGGTCGGAGTGGTGATGGCGCTCCAACTCGGGCCACAACTGCTGCTCGTTCCGTGGACGGGGCTCGTTGCCGACCGCGTCGACCGCCGCAAGCTCCTCATGGTGACGCAGGGGGTGATGGGTATCCTCGGGCTGGCGCTCGGACTGATCGTGCTCTCGGGCAGAGCGCAACTCTGGCAGGTGTACATCTTCGCGCTGCTGCTCGGCATCACCAGTGCCTTCGATGCGCCTGCCCGGCAGTCGTTCGTGTCGAACCTGGTGTCCGACTCGAACCTCTCGAACGCCGTCGCGTTGAACTCGGCGTCCTTCAATGCGGCACGGATGATCGGACCTGCCCTGGCGGGCGTGCTGATCGCTGTCGTCGGATCCGGCTGGGTGTTCCTGATCAACGCAATCAGTTTCGGTGCCGTCCTCTTCTCGCTCACACGCATGCGCCAGGAGAACCTGCGCGTTCCCAAGCGTTCGAAGGGCGGGCCGGGCCAGCTGCTCGACGGCTTCCGGTACGTGTCGAAACGTCCGGACATCGTCATCGTGCTCGTCGTGATCGCGATCATCGGAACCTTCGGTCTGAACTTCCAGATCTTCACGTCGACGATGACCACGGGAACGTTCCATCTGGATTCGACGGCGTTCGGGTTGCTGTCGTCTGTGCTGGCCGTCGGGTCGGTCGCGGGTGCCCTGCTCTCGGCGAGGCGCGAGAGACCGCGGCTCCGGCTCGTCTTCGCCTCGTCGGCGCTCTTCGGGCTGAGCTGTCTGCTGGCCGCCTTCTCGCCGACCTACCTGACCTTCGCGCTCTGCCTCGTTCTGCTCGGGTTCGCCGCGCAGACGCTGATGACGACAGCGAACGGTGCCGTGCAGATGACGACGGCACCCGAGTTCCGGGGCCGCGTGATGGCGCTCTACATGGCCATCTTCATGGGCGGCACCCCCATCGGAGCCCCGATCGTCGGTCTCGTCGCCAACACCCTGGGCCCGCGCTGGGCGATCGGTGTCGCGGCCGTGGCGGGATTCGCGGCGGCGCTGATCGGCCTGCTCTGGATGATTCGGCACCAGCATCTGCGTCTCAACGTGCAGGTGCACGGCTCGCCTCATTTCATCGTGACGCACGACGGCGACACGCGTTCGCTGGATGTGCTCGAGACGCCGCGGCCCGCCTCGGCTGAACGCGAGAAGCTCGTCGACGATGTGCTGGAGGACGAGGTCACCGAAAAGCGGTGA
- a CDS encoding trypsin-like peptidase domain-containing protein: MNAQNRPTHERLKQGGLGALLVCGALVAGVALTAAALPGAPASATKGLSRSSVAMAEPVDDLSQEHLAAIGEAGTVYLSGTWSGFVNFPLPDGTTAWSDQIDASFSCSGFVASSDGYIVTAGHCADVAEGKTALVDQFLSDEVANGDITEADAQGYIAAGAEGAWPVEGQKTGEAPVLAMKVYPAISISADNASGFTAVLQDDRPLSQGDVALFKIDAPAPLPVLLVSGEQPATGQKVDAIGYPGNVTDLVSGNPQPTFAQGQVSGRQQTDGGPFTQIGVTMSPGMSGGPVINGTGDVVGAISFGPSGDTQQLNFAAAPETISALLARNGVKNTLSDADTFFRAGLSEYFDGRFHAAAEDLAKVVAANPQNAIAQQYQAKATEAFPRENTTGWILWAGIGGGVFLLLVIGLVVLLVLRGGRKRRATAAASAGAPFSTLPAAAGTPAPLAPSAAMPAPVTALSEPAAPVSAASSAAPPAPVPAQAPPAAPSASAYLPAAASVPVAASAPAAAAVPPASPPTPASPPVPAESLSTAGPHPAAAPLTHEPHPAAAPLGTEPHPAPAPPATDEPHAADAPLAAAEGPAAANTHCGACGRVVSEGQRFCTACGHPLSAAAAISPDAAS; the protein is encoded by the coding sequence GTGAATGCACAGAACCGTCCCACCCACGAACGTCTGAAGCAGGGCGGGCTGGGTGCGCTGCTGGTCTGCGGCGCCCTCGTCGCCGGTGTTGCGCTGACGGCTGCTGCGCTGCCGGGTGCCCCTGCATCCGCGACGAAGGGGCTTTCCCGTTCGTCCGTCGCGATGGCCGAACCCGTCGACGACCTGTCGCAGGAGCACCTGGCGGCGATCGGTGAGGCCGGCACGGTCTACCTGAGCGGCACGTGGTCGGGCTTCGTGAACTTCCCGTTGCCCGACGGCACGACGGCCTGGTCGGACCAGATCGACGCGTCGTTCAGCTGCAGCGGATTCGTGGCGAGCTCCGACGGCTACATCGTCACCGCGGGGCACTGCGCCGACGTCGCCGAGGGCAAGACGGCCCTGGTCGACCAGTTCCTCTCCGACGAGGTCGCGAACGGTGACATCACCGAGGCCGATGCGCAGGGCTACATCGCAGCCGGCGCAGAGGGCGCCTGGCCTGTGGAGGGCCAGAAGACCGGGGAGGCGCCCGTGCTGGCCATGAAGGTCTATCCGGCCATCTCGATCTCCGCCGACAACGCCTCAGGGTTCACGGCTGTCCTCCAGGACGACCGCCCGCTCAGTCAGGGCGACGTCGCCCTGTTCAAGATCGACGCGCCCGCGCCCCTCCCCGTGCTCCTCGTCTCGGGTGAACAGCCGGCCACCGGCCAGAAGGTCGACGCGATCGGTTATCCGGGCAATGTGACAGACCTGGTGAGCGGCAATCCGCAGCCCACTTTTGCCCAGGGCCAGGTCAGCGGCCGGCAGCAGACCGACGGCGGCCCGTTCACCCAGATCGGGGTCACCATGAGCCCCGGCATGAGCGGGGGCCCCGTGATCAACGGCACGGGCGACGTCGTCGGCGCCATCAGCTTCGGCCCCTCGGGCGACACCCAGCAGCTGAACTTCGCGGCTGCACCCGAGACGATCTCGGCCCTCCTCGCCCGCAACGGCGTCAAGAACACCCTCAGCGATGCCGACACCTTCTTCCGCGCGGGCCTCTCGGAATACTTCGACGGCAGGTTCCACGCTGCTGCCGAAGACCTCGCCAAGGTCGTCGCCGCGAACCCGCAGAACGCGATCGCCCAGCAGTACCAGGCGAAAGCCACGGAGGCCTTCCCCCGCGAGAACACCACCGGCTGGATCCTCTGGGCCGGCATCGGGGGAGGCGTCTTCCTCCTGCTCGTGATCGGGCTGGTCGTCCTCCTCGTCCTCCGCGGGGGGCGCAAGCGTCGTGCGACAGCAGCGGCCAGCGCTGGCGCGCCATTCTCGACGCTGCCCGCCGCCGCAGGAACGCCCGCACCGCTGGCTCCGTCCGCGGCAATGCCCGCCCCGGTGACGGCACTCTCGGAGCCCGCCGCCCCCGTCTCGGCCGCGTCCTCAGCGGCCCCGCCTGCTCCGGTGCCAGCACAGGCCCCACCGGCCGCGCCGTCAGCTTCCGCATACCTGCCAGCCGCGGCGTCCGTCCCAGTCGCGGCGTCCGCCCCAGCCGCAGCAGCCGTGCCCCCGGCCTCGCCACCCACCCCGGCCTCGCCACCCGTCCCGGCCGAGTCGCTCTCCACCGCCGGGCCGCACCCGGCGGCTGCGCCGCTCACCCACGAGCCGCACCCGGCGGCCGCGCCGCTCGGCACCGAGCCGCACCCGGCGCCCGCGCCGCCCGCCACCGATGAGCCGCACGCGGCGGACGCACCACTCGCCGCCGCCGAAGGGCCCGCCGCCGCGAACACGCACTGCGGTGCGTGCGGACGAGTGGTCTCGGAGGGGCAACGGTTCTGCACCGCCTGTGGGCACCCCCTGTCCGCGGCAGCCGCCATCAGCCCCGACGCGGCGTCGTAG
- a CDS encoding proline--tRNA ligase, with product MPTRLTNYFLKTLREDPSDAEVTSHRLLVRAGYIRRQAPGIFAWLPLGLRVKAKIEKVVREEMSNAGAHEVHFPALLPKEPYEATGRYVDYGDGMFRLEDRRGVGYVLAPTHEEVFTLLVKDLYSSYKDLPLSIYQIQDKYRDEARPRAGLLRGREFTMKDAYSFDYTDAGLDVSYQAQRDAYERIFTRLGLEYVIVKADAGAMGGSKSEEFLHPTPVGEDTFVRSAGGYAANVEAFTTLVPGALPVDGLPAPTVFDSPNTPTIQSLVALANAEQPRADGREWTAADTLKNVVLAVTQLDGSREIVVVGIPGDRDADLKRAEVAFQPAEVEAANEDDFAKHPGLVKGYIGPWAAAGTAVLGETSSTSIRYLLDPRVVTGTQWITGANEHEKHVFGLVAGRDFVGDGFVEVADVRDGDPAPDGSGPIETARGMEIGHVFQLGRKYAEALGLKVLDENGKLVTVTMGSYGIGVTRILAIIAELNNDDKGLIWPPAVAPFDVYVVATGRDAAVYEAAEGIVAEIEASGREVLFDDRPKVSPGVKFGDAELIGVPKIVIVGRGVVDGTVEVWNRATGERTEVALGEVVAAL from the coding sequence GTGCCTACACGCCTCACCAATTACTTTCTGAAGACCCTCCGCGAAGACCCCTCCGATGCGGAGGTGACCAGCCACCGCCTCCTGGTGCGGGCCGGGTACATCCGTCGCCAGGCACCGGGGATCTTCGCGTGGCTCCCGCTCGGTCTCCGCGTGAAGGCGAAGATCGAGAAGGTCGTCCGTGAGGAGATGTCGAACGCCGGCGCCCACGAGGTGCACTTCCCGGCCCTGCTGCCGAAGGAGCCCTACGAGGCCACCGGCCGTTACGTCGACTACGGCGACGGTATGTTCCGCCTCGAAGACCGCCGCGGTGTGGGCTACGTGCTGGCGCCCACCCATGAGGAGGTCTTCACCCTCCTGGTGAAAGACCTGTACAGCAGCTACAAAGACCTCCCCCTCTCGATCTACCAGATCCAGGACAAGTACCGCGACGAGGCCCGCCCGCGTGCGGGGCTCCTCCGCGGTCGTGAGTTCACCATGAAGGACGCGTACTCGTTCGACTACACCGATGCGGGTCTGGATGTCTCGTACCAGGCCCAGCGCGACGCCTACGAGCGCATCTTCACCCGGCTCGGCCTCGAATACGTGATCGTCAAGGCCGACGCCGGCGCGATGGGCGGCTCGAAGAGCGAGGAGTTCCTGCACCCGACTCCCGTGGGTGAAGACACCTTCGTGCGCTCCGCGGGAGGCTACGCCGCCAACGTCGAAGCCTTCACCACGCTGGTGCCGGGCGCCCTCCCGGTCGATGGCCTGCCCGCACCGACGGTGTTCGACTCACCGAATACCCCGACCATCCAGAGTCTGGTCGCACTGGCGAACGCCGAGCAGCCCCGTGCCGACGGCCGCGAGTGGACCGCCGCAGACACCCTGAAGAACGTCGTTCTGGCCGTCACGCAGCTCGACGGCAGCCGCGAGATCGTCGTGGTCGGCATTCCCGGCGACCGCGACGCGGACCTGAAGCGGGCCGAGGTCGCGTTCCAGCCCGCGGAGGTCGAAGCCGCGAACGAAGACGACTTCGCGAAACACCCCGGCCTGGTGAAGGGCTACATCGGTCCGTGGGCCGCGGCCGGCACGGCCGTGCTCGGCGAGACGTCGAGCACGAGCATCCGGTACCTGCTCGACCCCCGTGTCGTCACGGGCACGCAGTGGATCACCGGCGCGAACGAACACGAGAAGCACGTCTTCGGTCTTGTGGCGGGTCGCGACTTCGTGGGCGACGGCTTCGTCGAGGTCGCCGATGTACGGGATGGCGACCCCGCCCCCGACGGCTCGGGCCCCATCGAGACCGCGCGCGGCATGGAGATCGGGCATGTCTTCCAGCTCGGCCGGAAGTACGCCGAAGCGCTCGGCCTCAAGGTGCTCGATGAGAACGGCAAGCTCGTCACCGTGACCATGGGCTCGTACGGTATCGGTGTGACGCGGATCCTGGCGATCATCGCCGAGCTGAACAACGACGACAAGGGCCTCATCTGGCCGCCCGCGGTCGCGCCCTTCGACGTCTACGTCGTCGCCACCGGGCGCGACGCGGCCGTCTACGAGGCCGCCGAGGGCATCGTCGCCGAGATCGAGGCGTCGGGCCGCGAGGTGCTGTTCGACGATCGGCCCAAGGTCTCGCCGGGCGTGAAGTTCGGCGATGCGGAGCTGATCGGCGTACCGAAGATCGTCATCGTCGGTCGCGGCGTCGTCGATGGAACGGTCGAAGTGTGGAACCGGGCCACCGGCGAACGCACTGAGGTCGCTCTCGGCGAGGTCGTCGCGGCACTCTGA
- a CDS encoding 3-oxoacyl-ACP synthase III: MTNSNATFRHQNSALLAVKARLAPLVVTSEEIDVRLADALTRLRLPTGLLQRVAGVISRRNWDDNGTFDEAAAGAAGDALKEANVDPKDVGLLINTSVTRKHLEPSVAVGIHHALGLPSSAMNFDITNACLGFVNGMTLASQMIDSGQIKYAVIVDGEDSNEIQANTIHRLSQPGISRKDFVNEFASLTLGSGAAAAVLGPADQHPEGHRIMGGISRAGTEHHLLCVGDKDGMFTHTKELLAGGMALVVEAWKEAKGSWDWQKMDRYILHQVSDVHTDSIVKAAKLDRKKIPLTYPQLGNVGPASLPMTLALEASKLVKGNRVLCMGVGSGINTAMTEIVW, from the coding sequence TTGACTAACTCCAATGCCACTTTCCGGCATCAGAACTCGGCGCTGCTCGCGGTGAAAGCGCGCCTCGCTCCGCTCGTGGTGACGTCAGAGGAGATCGACGTGCGGCTCGCCGACGCTCTGACCCGCCTGCGCCTCCCCACCGGTCTCCTGCAGCGCGTCGCCGGCGTGATCTCCCGCCGCAACTGGGACGACAACGGCACCTTCGACGAGGCAGCGGCCGGTGCGGCAGGCGATGCGCTCAAGGAGGCGAACGTCGACCCGAAAGACGTCGGGCTGCTGATCAACACGTCGGTCACCCGCAAGCACCTCGAACCGAGTGTGGCGGTGGGCATCCACCACGCCCTCGGGCTGCCCTCCTCGGCCATGAACTTCGACATCACGAACGCCTGCCTCGGTTTCGTCAACGGAATGACGCTCGCCTCGCAGATGATCGACTCGGGCCAGATCAAGTACGCCGTGATCGTCGACGGCGAGGATTCGAACGAGATCCAGGCCAACACGATCCACCGTCTCTCGCAGCCCGGCATCTCCCGCAAGGACTTCGTGAACGAGTTCGCCTCGCTCACCCTCGGTTCGGGTGCCGCCGCCGCAGTGCTCGGCCCAGCCGACCAGCACCCGGAGGGCCACCGCATCATGGGCGGCATCTCGCGGGCCGGAACCGAGCACCACCTGCTCTGCGTCGGCGACAAAGACGGCATGTTCACGCACACCAAGGAGTTGCTCGCGGGCGGCATGGCGCTGGTCGTCGAGGCGTGGAAAGAGGCGAAGGGCTCCTGGGACTGGCAGAAGATGGACCGCTACATCCTGCACCAGGTCAGTGATGTGCACACCGATTCGATCGTCAAGGCGGCGAAACTCGACCGCAAGAAGATTCCGCTCACCTACCCGCAGCTCGGCAACGTCGGCCCCGCGTCCCTGCCGATGACGCTTGCGCTCGAGGCCTCGAAGCTCGTCAAGGGCAACCGCGTGCTCTGCATGGGGGTCGGTTCGGGCATCAACACCGCCATGACCGAGATCGTCTGGTAG